Proteins from one uncultured Cohaesibacter sp. genomic window:
- a CDS encoding type I secretion system permease/ATPase, protein MPRPPAKANSKLVSFFKNTGWVWVGVGLLSAIINILMLTGPLFMLQVYDRVLSSNSVPTLVVLGIIAITLYTFYGILDILRSRILLRIGQYVDARMSESVYRASSTAPIITGSNASAVRPVSDLDRIRQFLSSPGPAALFDSPWMPFYLFIVYLFHPILGLIGLLGAIVIGILIALNEWLSRTPIKDATQEAAVRNELVESSRANAEVSKAMGMFGDLQQRWTRNNESYLRKQKTAADRNGFFTSVTKTIRLMLQSTILGVGAWLAIQHEITAGTMVAGSIMVSRALSPIELAISQWRAFVGARQSHARLIELMSKMPDHDVDLELPIPQDNLSIEQASCAPIGSRKAFIAPMSLKLKAGQALGIIGPSGSGKSTLAKCMVGILPTLSGAVRFDGSELNHWSEDKHKHIIGYLPQDLQLFQGTVAQNIARFDAEASSEAVIEAARLADLHDMISRLPDGYDTVIGPAGFALSGGQMQRIALARALYGDPFLIVLDEPNSSLDSQGEGALTKALFAMKEKGSIVVVIAHRPSALAAVDYVLCLNEGQVQAIGPKNEVLAKVLSPVSAQGAA, encoded by the coding sequence GTGCCAAGACCCCCAGCGAAAGCAAACAGCAAATTGGTTAGTTTTTTCAAGAATACAGGTTGGGTCTGGGTTGGCGTTGGCTTACTGAGCGCCATCATCAATATTCTGATGCTGACAGGTCCGCTTTTTATGCTGCAAGTCTATGATCGCGTGCTATCGAGCAACTCTGTACCAACACTCGTCGTCTTGGGCATCATCGCGATCACGCTTTATACCTTCTATGGCATTCTGGATATTCTGCGCAGCCGGATATTGTTGCGGATCGGCCAATATGTCGACGCGCGCATGTCTGAAAGCGTCTATCGAGCCTCATCGACAGCCCCGATTATCACCGGATCCAACGCATCAGCCGTTCGCCCGGTAAGTGACCTGGACCGCATCCGTCAGTTCCTTTCCAGCCCCGGCCCAGCGGCGCTGTTCGACAGCCCATGGATGCCCTTCTACCTGTTTATCGTCTATCTGTTCCATCCTATTCTGGGACTTATCGGCCTGTTGGGGGCCATTGTCATCGGCATTCTTATCGCTCTTAACGAGTGGCTCTCCAGAACCCCCATCAAGGACGCAACACAGGAAGCTGCCGTGCGCAACGAGCTGGTGGAGTCCTCTCGCGCCAATGCCGAAGTGTCCAAGGCGATGGGGATGTTTGGCGACCTGCAGCAGCGTTGGACCCGAAACAACGAAAGCTATCTGCGCAAGCAGAAAACAGCCGCTGACCGCAATGGCTTTTTCACGTCGGTGACCAAGACCATCCGCCTGATGCTGCAATCCACCATTCTTGGTGTGGGCGCATGGCTTGCCATTCAGCATGAAATCACGGCCGGCACAATGGTCGCGGGCTCTATCATGGTATCGCGCGCCCTTTCTCCCATCGAGCTTGCCATCAGCCAGTGGCGTGCCTTTGTCGGCGCTCGACAATCCCATGCACGCCTGATTGAGCTCATGAGCAAAATGCCGGATCATGATGTCGATCTGGAATTACCCATTCCGCAAGACAATCTCTCCATTGAGCAGGCAAGCTGCGCCCCGATCGGCAGCCGCAAGGCCTTCATTGCACCGATGTCTCTCAAATTGAAGGCAGGGCAGGCTCTGGGCATCATTGGCCCATCCGGATCGGGCAAGTCAACATTGGCCAAATGCATGGTCGGCATTCTGCCAACCCTGAGTGGTGCCGTTCGCTTCGACGGGTCAGAACTCAATCATTGGTCAGAAGACAAACACAAGCATATCATCGGCTATCTGCCACAGGACTTGCAGCTGTTTCAGGGAACGGTTGCCCAGAATATCGCGCGCTTTGATGCCGAAGCCTCTTCAGAGGCGGTTATCGAAGCGGCTCGATTGGCTGATCTGCACGACATGATTTCCCGTCTGCCCGATGGCTATGACACTGTTATCGGGCCTGCTGGCTTTGCTCTTTCAGGCGGACAGATGCAACGCATTGCGCTTGCAAGAGCACTTTATGGCGACCCGTTTCTCATCGTATTGGACGAGCCCAATTCAAGCCTCGACAGTCAGGGCGAAGGCGCATTGACCAAAGCCCTGTTTGCCATGAAGGAAAAGGGATCGATCGTCGTGGTCATCGCCCATCGCCCCAGCGCCCTTGCCGCCGTCGACTATGTTCTCTGTCTGAACGAAGGACAGGTTCAGGCTATCGGTCCGAAGAATGAAGTTCTTGCCAAGGTCCTTTCACCTGTTTCTGCGCAAGGGGCTGCTTGA
- a CDS encoding HlyD family type I secretion periplasmic adaptor subunit codes for MNNSLAKSITKELRVHLVIALILTIIIVGGLGVSSAYSNISSAVIASGSVVVEGNRKRVQHREGGTVKEINVKEGDPVAAGDILIRLDDTSTRANLAIVTKHLAQLRAAEARLIAERDGLEDIDFPEIDPSVMSKSEMEDLYKSHRQLLLSKRNALAGNKSQLQEQINQIRTQIDGLQVQRDAKNDEISFIQSDITANVSLLEKQLVTKSRVNTLKREKAELEGEYGAFVSDIAQLKQAISEKKFQIVQLDENYQSSVLEQYHETETKIGQLEQQEIAAREQLRHVEIKAPQDGRVLQLAVHTIGAVISPGETVMIIVPSADNLVIDAQVSPAQIDRLSPEQEARLRFPAFDRRTTPELAGTLSLISADRIVDSSTGTAYYLVRVTINDGELSRLGGKLLVPGMPVEVYLQTGYRSIMSYLIKPMVDQITHAFKER; via the coding sequence ATGAATAATTCACTCGCAAAATCGATCACAAAAGAGCTTCGCGTTCATCTCGTTATCGCGCTCATCCTAACGATCATCATTGTTGGCGGTCTGGGCGTTTCCAGTGCTTATTCAAACATTTCCAGCGCGGTCATTGCTTCCGGCTCGGTGGTCGTTGAAGGCAATCGCAAAAGAGTTCAGCATCGCGAAGGTGGAACGGTTAAGGAGATCAACGTCAAGGAGGGCGACCCGGTCGCCGCTGGCGACATTCTCATTCGCCTTGACGACACATCCACCCGTGCCAATCTCGCCATCGTCACCAAACATCTTGCACAATTGCGCGCCGCGGAAGCGCGCCTGATCGCTGAACGCGATGGCCTTGAGGACATCGACTTTCCCGAAATTGACCCATCCGTGATGAGCAAAAGCGAGATGGAAGATCTGTATAAAAGCCATAGACAGCTGCTGCTCTCAAAACGCAACGCCCTTGCGGGCAACAAGAGCCAGTTGCAAGAACAGATTAATCAGATCCGGACGCAGATTGACGGTTTGCAAGTCCAGCGCGATGCCAAGAATGACGAAATTTCCTTTATCCAGAGCGACATCACAGCCAATGTGTCCCTTCTGGAAAAGCAGCTGGTAACAAAATCTAGGGTCAACACCCTAAAGCGCGAAAAAGCCGAGCTGGAAGGAGAATATGGGGCCTTTGTCTCAGATATCGCCCAGCTCAAGCAGGCAATCAGTGAGAAAAAGTTCCAGATCGTTCAGCTGGACGAGAATTACCAATCGTCGGTTCTGGAACAATATCACGAGACCGAAACAAAGATCGGGCAACTGGAACAACAGGAAATCGCTGCACGCGAACAGCTCAGGCACGTGGAAATCAAGGCACCTCAGGACGGGCGTGTCCTGCAGCTGGCCGTGCACACCATCGGGGCCGTGATTTCTCCGGGAGAAACCGTGATGATCATCGTTCCTTCTGCAGATAATCTGGTAATTGACGCCCAAGTCAGCCCAGCCCAGATCGATCGTTTGTCACCCGAACAGGAAGCCCGCTTACGCTTTCCTGCCTTCGATCGCCGCACCACTCCGGAGCTTGCAGGCACCTTGAGTCTCATCTCTGCGGACCGCATCGTCGATAGCTCGACAGGCACAGCCTATTATCTCGTGCGCGTTACGATAAATGACGGAGAACTCAGCCGGCTGGGCGGCAAGCTTCTGGTACCCGGCATGCCGGTAGAGGTTTATCTGCAAACAGGATATAGAAGCATCATGTCCTACTTGATCAAACCCATGGTCGACCAGATCACTCATGCTTTCAAGGAACGCTAG
- a CDS encoding VWA domain-containing protein has translation MASGIRTELVNRYNVSGSNNGLSSAYGVHSLTIGDHTYVYVAAQYNDAITVFELEADGSLTPVESYNDTTSALLDSVSTLTSTTIGGSTYLFANANGYYGEGITSFKVNNDGTLTPVDTVAESSTVELDGTIGSMSVTTVGTTQFLIASGRDDDGVSVFRIGTDGTLVNTSDYDDASNVNYGLNGAMGVTTAKVGTGTYVFVAGYYDSAVTVMRLNANGTMTFIDTVENTGDLNLSYATELTTAVVNGTTYLFVGGSSSAGISVFSVAANGTLTNVFNTPSDNSTELSGVLGLETFTLNGQTYLMTNSANYSSLSYFSVGNDGSLTLVDTVSDDETVNLYGTDYSDIVTIDGHSYVIATGSSESGVSVFELGVENPIVGTAGPDFLEGTDLADTMDGRNGNDIISAYGGNDTVHGGNGADVILGGDGDDIIYGDDDNLQTLSNTVTVPSTQQQLSISATLPATSNTNSIDVSGFISRDAMKTSDFNIVYVIDVSGSMGSSFSGNETVPDMNGDGYANELIDGAITAYESVTDSLVSAGLSGSNLAVVAFSGSATTIYNGTVGGNVDSVLETLNASGSTYFEAALDQTITALNGMGTGENHVFFMSDGAPGDQGAYSDEVSTLLAANGLNATIRAIGLGTGANIDVLDLVDDGLDNDTAERVLTPSALTSSLTGAPVQASEVARIEILVNGKVVETIRPAEFTSTPLGLRYSATVNGLSTSANDQIVVRMVASDPAHTTARVGVTLKNAGTGDGDDILFGNDGSDTIMGNGGNDTIHGGHGDDVLSGMSGNDVLFGGAGADKMSGGTGNDVYYVNMARDTVTEYARGGFDKINSHISFSLRDDGQNVESLNLLGDANLKGFGNGANNAIFGNAGNNVLYGFDGNDKLYGNDGQDFLIGGNGNDFLYGGNGLDTMRGGAGNDIYFVESWGDKIVEVAKGGIDSVNSSSSFSLKLNGAFVENLNLTGKANINGIGNGLANKIEGNLGNNILNGLVGNDKLFGYKGNDRLNGGDGADRLDGANGNDILDGGNHNDALFGGNHNDTLYGRNGADSLFGGNGNDILQGNLGADRLNGGNGMDRMFAGVDNVRDVFDFNTVLESRVGAAVRDKIFQFDRGEDKIDLSGIDANTSAAGNQAFAFTGHVAKAHSVWWVDTGTDVVLRGDNNGNNVADFEIQINDIGGLNAGDVIL, from the coding sequence ATGGCTTCAGGTATTCGCACCGAACTCGTCAACCGATATAATGTTTCAGGTTCAAACAACGGACTGTCCTCAGCATATGGGGTGCACAGTCTGACCATCGGCGACCACACCTATGTGTATGTGGCCGCTCAGTATAACGATGCAATCACTGTCTTCGAGCTGGAGGCAGACGGGAGCCTGACGCCTGTTGAATCCTACAATGATACGACAAGTGCGCTGCTGGATAGTGTTTCAACACTAACATCCACCACCATTGGTGGCTCCACCTATCTGTTTGCCAATGCCAATGGCTATTATGGGGAAGGCATAACCTCCTTCAAGGTCAATAATGACGGCACGCTAACGCCGGTTGATACCGTGGCTGAAAGCTCCACCGTGGAGCTGGATGGCACGATCGGTAGCATGAGTGTCACAACGGTGGGAACAACCCAATTCTTGATCGCCAGCGGGCGAGATGATGATGGCGTAAGCGTCTTCAGGATCGGGACCGATGGTACGTTGGTCAATACGTCTGACTATGATGACGCGTCCAACGTGAATTATGGCTTGAATGGCGCTATGGGCGTTACGACCGCCAAGGTCGGGACGGGCACTTATGTCTTTGTTGCCGGCTACTATGACAGCGCCGTCACCGTTATGCGCTTGAATGCCAACGGGACAATGACCTTTATCGATACTGTTGAGAATACCGGCGACCTAAATCTGTCTTACGCTACGGAGCTGACAACCGCTGTCGTGAATGGGACGACATATTTGTTTGTTGGTGGCTCCTCTTCTGCTGGTATCAGTGTGTTTTCTGTGGCCGCCAACGGAACCCTGACCAACGTCTTCAATACTCCAAGTGACAATTCTACAGAGCTTAGTGGCGTCTTGGGGCTAGAGACCTTTACGCTCAATGGCCAAACCTATCTCATGACGAATAGTGCAAACTATAGTAGTCTGAGTTACTTCAGCGTGGGTAATGATGGATCGTTGACGTTGGTGGATACCGTGAGTGACGATGAAACCGTCAATCTCTATGGGACTGACTATTCAGACATCGTGACGATTGATGGGCACAGCTATGTTATTGCCACGGGCAGCAGCGAAAGCGGCGTATCGGTTTTCGAGCTGGGCGTTGAGAATCCGATTGTTGGAACGGCCGGGCCAGACTTTCTTGAAGGTACAGACCTTGCCGATACGATGGATGGCAGAAATGGCAATGACATCATAAGCGCTTATGGTGGCAATGACACGGTCCATGGCGGCAACGGGGCCGATGTCATTTTGGGGGGCGATGGTGACGATATCATCTATGGTGATGATGATAATCTGCAGACACTGTCCAATACAGTCACCGTACCGAGTACGCAGCAGCAGCTCTCCATTTCCGCAACTCTGCCTGCAACATCGAATACGAATTCCATTGACGTGTCCGGCTTCATTAGTCGTGATGCGATGAAGACATCCGATTTCAATATCGTTTATGTCATCGACGTTTCTGGCTCAATGGGGTCAAGCTTCTCCGGCAATGAAACCGTTCCGGACATGAACGGAGATGGCTATGCAAACGAACTCATCGATGGCGCCATTACCGCTTATGAGTCGGTGACAGATTCTTTGGTGAGTGCAGGACTGTCTGGTTCCAACCTTGCTGTTGTCGCCTTCTCGGGTTCTGCCACGACCATTTATAATGGGACCGTTGGGGGCAATGTCGATAGTGTTCTGGAAACGTTGAATGCCAGCGGAAGCACCTATTTTGAAGCTGCGCTCGACCAGACAATTACGGCTCTTAATGGTATGGGGACAGGCGAAAATCATGTCTTCTTCATGTCTGACGGTGCTCCTGGCGATCAGGGCGCCTATTCAGATGAAGTCTCAACCTTGCTGGCGGCCAATGGGCTGAATGCAACCATTCGAGCGATTGGTTTGGGGACCGGCGCCAATATCGATGTGCTAGATCTGGTCGATGATGGGCTGGACAACGACACTGCAGAACGCGTGCTAACACCGTCTGCCCTGACCTCCAGTTTGACCGGTGCGCCTGTGCAGGCAAGCGAAGTTGCGCGTATCGAAATTCTGGTCAATGGCAAGGTCGTGGAAACGATCAGGCCAGCCGAATTCACCAGTACACCTCTAGGTCTGAGATACTCTGCCACTGTCAATGGCCTGTCAACATCGGCCAATGACCAGATCGTGGTTCGGATGGTTGCGTCTGATCCCGCTCATACGACAGCGAGAGTGGGTGTGACATTGAAGAATGCCGGGACCGGAGACGGTGATGATATCTTGTTCGGCAATGATGGCAGTGACACCATCATGGGCAATGGCGGCAATGATACTATTCATGGGGGCCATGGCGATGACGTCTTGTCAGGCATGTCTGGGAATGACGTGCTCTTTGGTGGTGCCGGCGCTGACAAAATGTCAGGTGGTACCGGCAACGACGTCTATTATGTCAATATGGCCCGCGATACCGTCACAGAATATGCGCGCGGTGGGTTCGACAAGATCAACTCGCACATTTCGTTTAGCCTGAGAGATGATGGTCAGAATGTTGAGAGCTTGAATCTCTTGGGTGACGCCAATCTCAAAGGGTTTGGTAACGGTGCCAACAATGCAATCTTCGGGAATGCGGGTAACAATGTCCTTTATGGCTTTGATGGTAATGACAAGCTCTATGGCAATGATGGGCAGGATTTCCTAATCGGAGGCAATGGGAATGATTTCCTTTATGGTGGCAATGGGCTTGATACTATGCGGGGTGGCGCTGGCAATGACATCTATTTTGTCGAAAGTTGGGGCGACAAAATCGTCGAAGTGGCCAAAGGGGGCATTGATAGTGTAAACAGCTCTTCAAGCTTCTCTCTCAAGCTGAATGGCGCTTTTGTTGAGAATCTGAACCTTACGGGCAAGGCAAACATCAACGGGATTGGCAACGGGTTGGCCAACAAGATTGAAGGCAATTTGGGGAATAATATCCTGAATGGTCTGGTAGGGAATGATAAGCTCTTTGGCTACAAAGGCAATGACCGTCTGAATGGCGGTGATGGCGCTGATCGGCTTGATGGAGCCAACGGCAATGACATTCTGGACGGGGGCAATCACAATGATGCCCTATTCGGTGGCAATCACAACGATACCCTATATGGCAGAAATGGTGCCGACAGCCTGTTTGGTGGCAACGGCAACGATATCCTGCAAGGAAACCTCGGGGCTGATCGTTTGAATGGCGGCAATGGCATGGACCGGATGTTTGCTGGTGTCGACAATGTTCGTGATGTGTTTGACTTCAATACGGTTCTGGAAAGCCGTGTCGGTGCGGCTGTACGCGACAAGATCTTCCAGTTCGACCGTGGGGAGGACAAGATCGATCTGTCCGGAATTGATGCCAATACATCGGCAGCTGGTAATCAGGCCTTCGCTTTCACGGGCCATGTCGCCAAGGCGCATTCGGTCTGGTGGGTCGATACGGGCACGGATGTTGTTCTTCGCGGAGATAACAACGGCAACAATGTTGCTGATTTTGAAATTCAGATCAACGACATTGGTGGGCTGAATGCGGGAGATGTAATCCTGTGA
- a CDS encoding class I SAM-dependent methyltransferase, with translation MAFSGETQGKHAGLMDDIYRYQRRIYDISRKYYLLGRDRLIRQMEPAEGAHILEIACGTGRNLDCIGRRYPGRLLYGLDISEQMLATARGKLGARAKLAQGDACAFDAKSLFGRDRFDHIVMSYSLSMIPDWQGALREALSHLAPGGSLHIVDFGDQARLPKAFRLMLLAWLATFHVTPREDLVSVLECLSQSLAVDIEHTPLFRHYAQIARIHLRS, from the coding sequence ATGGCTTTTTCCGGTGAGACCCAGGGCAAACATGCTGGACTGATGGATGACATCTACCGCTATCAACGCCGGATCTATGATATCTCGCGCAAATATTATTTGCTGGGACGGGATCGGCTGATCAGGCAGATGGAGCCGGCCGAAGGCGCCCATATTCTCGAGATCGCATGCGGTACCGGGCGGAATCTGGATTGCATCGGCAGGCGCTACCCGGGGCGGCTCCTTTATGGTCTGGATATATCAGAACAGATGCTTGCTACGGCGCGCGGCAAATTGGGCGCGCGGGCTAAGTTGGCGCAGGGCGACGCCTGTGCCTTTGATGCAAAGAGCCTTTTTGGTCGGGACAGGTTCGATCATATCGTCATGTCATACAGTCTTTCGATGATCCCGGATTGGCAAGGTGCACTTCGGGAAGCGCTCAGCCATCTTGCTCCGGGAGGCTCTCTGCATATTGTTGACTTTGGTGATCAGGCTCGGTTGCCAAAAGCCTTCAGGCTGATGCTGCTGGCGTGGCTCGCGACGTTTCATGTCACGCCCCGCGAAGACCTTGTAAGTGTGCTGGAATGTCTGTCACAGAGCCTAGCTGTCGATATAGAGCATACGCCTTTGTTTCGTCATTACGCTCAGATTGCTCGGATCCATTTGCGGTCCTGA
- a CDS encoding DUF3419 family protein — MSQSLSVKKRISLVVNPDAVLSQEGLLEHIFGRFFRGLVYAQIWEDPVADMIALQLGTDDDIVCIASGGCNVMSYLCAQPASISAVDLSPAHVALNRLKLAAVRHLPDQASFYDFFGYANRAHNITHFDRYLASNLDVDTLRYWDKASVLGKRKSMFRKGLYRQGLLGRFIGLVHLATRIGRVRFESLLQAKTLEEQALFFEQQIAPLFETRLVKFLARRRSLLFGLGIPPAQYDKLAADLDGDIVAVLRERTRKLFCDFPIGDNYFAWQAANRGYAPDGKGPVPPYLEEQHFEILRANADRVTVVNQSITEMLASQPNGSKSVYVLLDAQDWMNDRQLNELWTEITRTARSGARVLFRTGGVENILPGRVSPHLLDQWTYDDEASRKATAEDRSAIYGGVHLYCLGR, encoded by the coding sequence ATGAGCCAATCTCTGTCGGTGAAGAAGCGCATCTCTCTGGTCGTCAATCCAGATGCCGTACTCTCTCAGGAAGGTTTGCTGGAGCATATATTTGGGCGCTTCTTTCGCGGCCTGGTCTATGCCCAGATCTGGGAAGACCCTGTTGCGGACATGATAGCGCTGCAGCTTGGCACCGATGACGATATCGTTTGCATTGCCTCCGGTGGCTGCAATGTGATGTCCTATCTCTGCGCCCAGCCTGCTTCGATTTCTGCGGTGGACCTCTCTCCTGCGCATGTGGCGCTGAACAGGCTCAAGCTCGCAGCTGTGCGTCACCTGCCAGATCAGGCCAGCTTTTATGACTTCTTTGGGTACGCAAACCGGGCTCACAATATCACGCATTTTGATCGCTATCTGGCATCGAATCTTGACGTGGATACGCTGCGCTATTGGGACAAAGCCTCTGTTTTGGGCAAGCGCAAGAGCATGTTCCGCAAAGGTTTGTATCGCCAAGGGCTGTTGGGGCGCTTTATCGGGCTGGTTCATCTGGCAACGCGTATCGGTCGTGTGCGGTTTGAAAGTCTGTTGCAGGCCAAGACACTTGAGGAGCAGGCCTTGTTTTTCGAGCAGCAGATTGCGCCGCTCTTTGAAACAAGGCTTGTAAAATTTCTCGCCAGAAGACGCTCCCTGCTTTTCGGTCTGGGCATTCCGCCCGCGCAATATGACAAGCTCGCCGCTGATCTGGATGGCGATATCGTGGCGGTGTTGCGCGAAAGGACGCGGAAACTCTTTTGCGATTTTCCAATCGGGGACAATTACTTCGCCTGGCAGGCGGCCAATCGTGGCTATGCGCCGGATGGCAAGGGGCCTGTGCCGCCCTATCTGGAGGAGCAGCATTTCGAAATCCTGCGCGCCAACGCAGACAGGGTGACGGTTGTCAATCAATCCATTACCGAGATGCTGGCAAGTCAGCCCAATGGCAGCAAGAGCGTCTATGTGCTTCTGGATGCACAAGATTGGATGAATGACAGGCAGCTGAACGAGCTCTGGACTGAAATCACCCGCACTGCACGGTCAGGAGCGCGCGTTTTGTTTCGGACCGGCGGCGTCGAGAATATTTTGCCCGGTCGCGTGTCTCCTCATTTGCTGGATCAATGGACCTACGACGACGAAGCATCCCGCAAGGCAACCGCTGAGGATCGCTCGGCCATATATGGTGGCGTGCATCTATATTGCTTGGGCAGGTGA
- a CDS encoding MarR family transcriptional regulator: MNDLEDHLTKEFLESLTKLSRKLKTLFDARVTAHGLTYTRGRALMLLVRSPDMTQRELACKLGLEQATVVRLLDRMEDHDLIRRLPDEHDRRVKKIHLTEQGEASGQLVKSIGEAIRQEVFGDIPTRDLEVAISVLQSASACVGEKSD; the protein is encoded by the coding sequence ATGAATGATCTTGAAGACCATCTGACAAAAGAATTTCTGGAATCCCTGACCAAGCTGAGCCGAAAGCTGAAAACGCTGTTCGATGCGCGCGTCACGGCCCATGGGCTGACTTACACCCGCGGCCGAGCGCTCATGCTTCTGGTCCGCTCGCCAGACATGACCCAGCGCGAACTCGCCTGCAAACTGGGGCTAGAACAAGCCACCGTTGTACGCTTGCTCGACAGAATGGAAGATCATGATCTGATCCGCAGACTTCCAGATGAGCATGACAGACGCGTCAAGAAGATCCATCTGACCGAGCAGGGAGAAGCAAGCGGCCAGTTGGTTAAATCGATTGGGGAGGCCATTCGCCAGGAGGTATTTGGCGATATACCAACAAGGGACCTGGAGGTCGCAATTTCCGTATTGCAATCAGCCTCGGCCTGCGTTGGCGAAAAAAGCGACTGA
- a CDS encoding MFS transporter: MSNQSATLAEKQSTASLKGTASPAPTAPPPRPKIANLPRRMPLGPRPLPVKAAYVLVAVIVGLAYGFGFSSLTVNLYQISGPIGATPAEASWLTAAYLAPNVSLTLFLFKIRLQYGIRKFAEIAIIVHLLVSLLGLTVHTLQMALIVEFFSGIAGASLTSLTMIYMMETLPPARKMTVGISLGATMVTLGRPLAGIVSPYLLDVWGVKGLFMLEFGLTLMAIAAIYVCPLQSPARRKVIEKADFISFPALAIAMGGFCILWTVGTTYWWTEARWLGWIVVISLLAATLFATVEVNRKTPFIDIRWLTSREILQFIVALFLYRIICSEQTTGAVGFFRQMGVAGDQLIPFYTMIFAVSITAGITCCFVLKIGKQIYLKMFALLLLCIGSWMNSHLTIQTRPEQMYVSQALIAFASGLFMPAAMSFGMIAAFRKGFDYIMSFICLFITTQKIGAMMGSAFFRSFVIIREKFHSHAITQSLVMTDPDVAHRIQLYGHSVASAVTDPIQRSAQGVAMLASAASRQAYVLAYNDAFLLMAFLSALTFCLLGVERLIQLHRARKQTMAAAAA, from the coding sequence ATGTCAAATCAATCAGCTACGTTGGCTGAGAAGCAATCCACGGCTTCTCTCAAGGGCACTGCCAGCCCTGCCCCAACCGCGCCACCACCAAGGCCTAAAATCGCCAACCTGCCAAGACGCATGCCGCTGGGCCCTCGGCCCTTGCCGGTCAAGGCTGCCTATGTGCTGGTTGCCGTCATTGTCGGGCTGGCCTATGGATTCGGATTCAGCTCGCTAACGGTCAATCTCTACCAGATTTCCGGCCCCATCGGCGCCACCCCGGCTGAGGCCTCTTGGCTGACGGCAGCCTATCTGGCACCCAATGTCAGCCTCACCTTGTTCCTTTTCAAGATCCGGCTGCAATATGGAATTCGCAAGTTTGCCGAAATCGCCATCATCGTGCATCTGCTGGTCTCGCTTCTGGGACTGACGGTACACACTCTGCAAATGGCGCTTATTGTGGAGTTTTTCTCAGGCATTGCAGGGGCATCCCTCACGTCGCTAACGATGATCTACATGATGGAGACTCTACCGCCTGCGAGAAAAATGACGGTCGGCATCAGCCTTGGCGCGACCATGGTGACGCTAGGTCGACCACTCGCCGGCATCGTCTCGCCCTATCTACTCGATGTCTGGGGTGTGAAGGGTCTGTTCATGCTGGAATTCGGACTGACCTTGATGGCGATTGCCGCAATCTATGTTTGCCCACTACAGTCCCCGGCCAGACGCAAGGTGATCGAGAAAGCGGATTTCATCAGTTTTCCTGCGCTAGCCATCGCAATGGGCGGCTTTTGCATTCTATGGACAGTCGGTACAACCTACTGGTGGACCGAAGCCCGCTGGCTCGGCTGGATCGTCGTGATCAGCCTTCTGGCCGCCACCCTGTTTGCCACCGTTGAGGTCAACCGCAAAACGCCCTTTATCGATATCCGCTGGCTGACATCGCGCGAGATCCTGCAATTCATCGTCGCCCTGTTTCTCTATCGGATCATCTGCTCGGAACAGACCACCGGTGCGGTGGGCTTCTTCAGGCAAATGGGCGTTGCAGGAGATCAGTTAATCCCCTTCTACACAATGATCTTCGCTGTCTCGATTACCGCTGGCATCACTTGCTGCTTCGTGCTGAAAATCGGCAAACAGATCTATCTGAAGATGTTTGCCCTTTTGCTTCTATGCATCGGCTCATGGATGAACAGCCATCTGACAATTCAGACGAGACCGGAACAGATGTATGTTTCGCAAGCCCTCATTGCCTTTGCCAGCGGCCTGTTCATGCCGGCAGCCATGTCCTTTGGCATGATTGCAGCCTTCCGCAAGGGCTTTGACTATATCATGTCCTTCATCTGCCTTTTCATCACAACGCAGAAGATTGGCGCCATGATGGGCTCGGCCTTTTTCAGAAGCTTTGTCATCATCAGAGAGAAATTCCATTCCCACGCCATCACCCAGTCGCTGGTCATGACAGACCCCGATGTGGCGCACCGCATCCAGCTTTATGGCCACAGCGTAGCTTCCGCGGTCACAGATCCGATCCAACGCAGTGCGCAAGGGGTCGCCATGCTTGCCAGCGCAGCATCTCGTCAGGCCTATGTGCTTGCGTATAATGATGCCTTTTTGCTCATGGCATTTCTCTCTGCTCTCACCTTTTGCCTGCTTGGTGTGGAACGCCTCATCCAGCTCCATCGGGCCAGAAAACAAACCATGGCTGCCGCTGCGGCCTGA